AGCTGAGGCGCGGTGACACCGCAGCGGCGGCCGCGGACCCGAAGGTCTGTGGGGAGCCACAGCCCCCTCTGGCGGGCCGCCGCAAACGGGACTACATCTCCCGGCGGGCAttgcgcccgccccgcccccaaGGGCCCGGCCGTTCCGGTGCGCTGACCCGGCGGAGCTTTGCCGCGCTCCCGGAGCAGCGGCGGCGCTGGTTGCACGTGGAGGCGCCGCCATGGCGGCCGTGCGGGTGGAGGCGGTGCTGGCGGCCGCCGAGGAGCAGGAGGCGGAGAAGCGGCGAAGCATCACCgtggaaaaggagctggagtTGGAGTACGACCTGGGCAACTTGCTGGCGGTGGACCGCAACCCCCCGCCAGCGGcggcgctgcgcggggccggcccgCGGCGGGAGGCGCTGCTGCGGGCGCTGGCCCGCGACAACACGCAGCTGCTCGTGTCCCGGCTCTGGGAGCTGCCGGCCGAGCGCGCCGGCGGCGCCGGGGGCCCGCTAGTAGCACAGCTGCCCGAGCCCACGTTCCGCCTGCCGCGAGAGAAGCCGCCGCCGAAGCCGCGGCCGCCGACGCGCTGGGAGCAGTTCGCGCGGCTGAAGGGTATCCGCCGCAAGAAGAAAACCTCGTTGGTGTGGGACGAGCAGGCCAAGGAGTGGCGGCGGCGCTGGGGCTACCGGCGGGCGGGTGGAGACCCGTCCCGCGCCTGGCTGGCGGAGGTGCCTGCGGGCGCCGACCCCGAGGAGGACCAGTTCGCCCGGCTGCGGCGGGAGAAGCGGGAGCGGGTGGCGCGCAACGAGCTGAACCGGCTGCGCAACCTGGCCCGAGCCCACCGCGCCGGGAGCGCCGTGCCCGCCGCGCCCCTGCACCCCACGGGCCACCAGGACCGCGACGAGCTGCGCCGGGTCGCCCGCGTCGCCCGCGTCTCCACCGCCTCGCTCGGCCGCTTCCAGCCGCGGCTGCCGAAGGAGCCGGCGGAGCCGCCCTCTCGCAGCGGCGGCAAGAAGCGCCGGTTCGAGCCGCTGCTGGGCAACCTGGCGGCCGAGCGCAGccggcagctggagctgctgcgggACATGGGCAGCAAGAAGCCGGTGCTCGACATCACCCGCGCCGTCAACAAGCAGCTGCGGCAGGAGGAAGCCGAGGCGGCCGCCGCCAACAAGGGCAAGAAGCAGTCGAAGCGGGGCAAGCGCGGCCGCCGGCAGCAGCGGCCTGGGCGCAGCGGCAAGAAGAGCGGAGCCCGGcggcagccacagcagcagaaacctGCGGGCGGGGGCACCGGCGGGGGCAGGAGAAAGAAGGCGTGAGGGACCGTGTGCAGCATGGGCTGGGGATGCCCACCGAGGCGTGGGAAGGGACTGTTGCTGCCAGCCTCCTGCCCCGTGCTCTATTCACACACGTATCTGTCAATAAATGCGTTCTGGCCTTTATAAAATACCCTGCGTTTGGCTCTTAGCTAGTAGACAAGGAGAGCTGTGCTCTCCATCCAGGGGAAATTGGTGTCCTGTGAAGGGGGTCGGGAGCCCCGGTTCCCCCCAGGCTGGCAGTTTCACAGTGACTTGTTTCACAGGTAATGTTGCTTCACAGTTGGCCTGCAGCATTTTCGCCAGGACAAAAGCTGAGCAAAGCTGTCCCATTTTCAGGtagctgggctgggggtggacCGCAGACGTGACCTGGAGTTTTGATGACTAGCAGCCACAGATCCAGTTGAAggatgtggctgctgctctctgccttgGGCAAGTGGCCTGACGGTGGAGCTCGTGCTCTGTAAGCCAACTTCTGCCACTCAGCTCTCCGGTATTCAGGTTCAGTTACAAAAGGAACGTGAAAATTTACTGTATGGATTTCTTGCAGGGCCTAAGAAATTGTACAGGTTTTCTAAAGCATTttattgattaaaaaataaagtcaatAAAGACCAGGCATCGAATTCAGCAGAAAAGTGTTTGTATTGTAAGGGTTAAAACCTAAATTTCTTCTAGTAACAGTAATCCATCATTTTATAGAAATATTCTTACAGTGTTTACCAAGCAGCTTGAGAGCAGGTAGTAGAAATTCTCTCAGACTTCTGCCCATTACTCTTTTGAACTTTGTAGTGTCACATATActcttgaaatagaaaaaaaaaaatctgctgtctCAATGTGTGGCTTAGATACAGGAAAGATGCTGTTCCCTGGTAAGAAAGTTAGTAAAACAAGTTTTAGCAATCTCAATTAAATTAGGTTTTCAAACTTTGATGTTTTTGAGTGGTTAATGATACTGTAATGCCTCACTGCAAGTGAGTTTTTGAAAAAGCTGGGTGACTTTAGCAGTTTTCCTGTCTCATTCTGTAGCACTTCAGTTAGGGTGGTAGCTTCAGTAAAAAGCATCAGAAATCAAATCCTCTGTGAAGGGAGATCCTCTGAAGGCAGAAGGGGTCTATATACACCTTGGAGCTTGGATGGCATTGATGGACTTACCAGTGCCCAGCCTATGGCCTTGCATAAGGTGTGTTCTTTGCCTCTCTGATGCTTCTTGCCCATGTGCTGAACagtctgcagcactgcaggctgctTTGGACTTGTCAGTGGCAGGAATGGTCTTGTGGAGACAACCCTCTGTTATCAACCCTTCAGTGTAAGTATCAAGGCAAAGCAGGGGCAACAAACACTTGGACAGGTGGAAAAGGTTACATAGAGGCATTCCAGACCTCTGATCTTCCAGGCATTTCCATAGGGCAC
This window of the Corvus hawaiiensis isolate bCorHaw1 chromosome 26, bCorHaw1.pri.cur, whole genome shotgun sequence genome carries:
- the RRS1 gene encoding ribosome biogenesis regulatory protein homolog — its product is MAAVRVEAVLAAAEEQEAEKRRSITVEKELELEYDLGNLLAVDRNPPPAAALRGAGPRREALLRALARDNTQLLVSRLWELPAERAGGAGGPLVAQLPEPTFRLPREKPPPKPRPPTRWEQFARLKGIRRKKKTSLVWDEQAKEWRRRWGYRRAGGDPSRAWLAEVPAGADPEEDQFARLRREKRERVARNELNRLRNLARAHRAGSAVPAAPLHPTGHQDRDELRRVARVARVSTASLGRFQPRLPKEPAEPPSRSGGKKRRFEPLLGNLAAERSRQLELLRDMGSKKPVLDITRAVNKQLRQEEAEAAAANKGKKQSKRGKRGRRQQRPGRSGKKSGARRQPQQQKPAGGGTGGGRRKKA